One stretch of Akkermansiaceae bacterium DNA includes these proteins:
- a CDS encoding PEP-CTERM sorting domain-containing protein, with translation MKIPTTHFLAACFSTLGILGSQSASAATVAWSGPTSIGDGTTTLVIDSGHTLFATNKAGNIADQTVNGIFFENDSQITLWGSNFNAAGGDLPNAGRYSAGATTAINDLLSSNNYKFNAAGTDIINIDLSGLTIGLEYIAKFYFTDGARTPDRDYFLTSGGVESTHFNAEDSVLMTATFTADATTQEFDLGGNDYPRLAAILVTEAVPEPSAALLGGLGLITMLLQRRRA, from the coding sequence ATGAAAATACCGACAACGCATTTCCTTGCCGCTTGTTTTTCCACATTGGGCATTCTTGGAAGCCAGTCTGCGTCCGCAGCTACTGTTGCTTGGAGTGGCCCCACCTCCATTGGTGATGGCACCACCACACTCGTGATCGATTCCGGCCACACCCTGTTCGCCACCAACAAGGCGGGGAATATTGCAGACCAAACGGTCAACGGGATTTTCTTCGAGAATGACTCGCAAATCACACTCTGGGGGAGTAATTTCAACGCTGCCGGGGGAGATCTCCCAAACGCGGGAAGATACTCCGCAGGTGCGACCACTGCAATCAATGACCTGCTCAGCAGTAACAACTACAAATTCAACGCCGCTGGCACCGACATTATCAATATCGATCTCAGTGGGCTGACAATCGGTCTTGAATACATTGCCAAGTTCTACTTTACCGATGGTGCCCGCACTCCCGACCGTGATTATTTCCTGACATCAGGGGGCGTCGAATCGACACATTTCAATGCGGAGGATTCTGTCTTGATGACCGCCACCTTCACAGCCGATGCCACAACCCAGGAATTCGACCTGGGAGGTAATGATTACCCCCGGCTCGCCGCCATACTGGTAACGGAAGCCGTCCCTGAGCCGTCTGCGGCACTTCTCGGGGGACTGGGCCTCATCACTATGCTCCTACAACGCAGAAGGGCGTAA
- a CDS encoding PEP-CTERM sorting domain-containing protein (PEP-CTERM proteins occur, often in large numbers, in the proteomes of bacteria that also encode an exosortase, a predicted intramembrane cysteine proteinase. The presence of a PEP-CTERM domain at a protein's C-terminus predicts cleavage within the sorting domain, followed by covalent anchoring to some some component of the (usually Gram-negative) cell surface. Many PEP-CTERM proteins exhibit an unusual sequence composition that includes large numbers of potential glycosylation sites. Expression of one such protein has been shown restore the ability of a bacterium to form floc, a type of biofilm.), protein MTRNYLTLCALGASAIAVHGASIGINFGSNRANSALAPGDSAGVIAQANWNNAPGGSGTIASLNNDTGGASGVSLSWTADEAWSVQTAATSGPDGTLLNGFISDNNTAGNGATSKVDITGITYATYDLYIYISHDRSFEDVILSETGSSAFGPFTAVEDNTNPTAAVTWNQQTTSATGSGNYVLFAGLTASTLNIDMAAVDLGSGTLERNAISGIQIVQVPEPSSAALLGLAGLALFMRRRR, encoded by the coding sequence ATGACCAGGAATTACCTCACCCTATGTGCACTCGGTGCCAGTGCCATTGCAGTTCATGGCGCGTCGATTGGAATTAATTTCGGCTCGAACCGTGCCAATTCAGCATTGGCACCGGGCGACTCCGCAGGTGTCATCGCCCAGGCCAACTGGAACAACGCCCCAGGCGGCAGCGGCACGATAGCCTCATTGAACAACGACACCGGGGGGGCCAGTGGAGTCAGTCTTTCATGGACGGCCGACGAGGCTTGGAGTGTGCAAACCGCGGCAACATCCGGTCCCGACGGCACTCTGCTCAATGGTTTCATCTCGGACAACAACACAGCCGGCAATGGAGCAACATCCAAGGTCGATATCACCGGGATCACCTATGCCACTTACGATCTCTACATTTACATCAGTCATGACCGTAGTTTTGAGGACGTGATCCTTTCCGAAACAGGTAGCAGCGCATTTGGCCCGTTCACAGCGGTCGAGGATAATACGAATCCCACTGCCGCGGTCACGTGGAACCAGCAGACAACTTCAGCCACAGGGTCTGGAAACTACGTGCTGTTCGCGGGATTGACCGCCTCCACCTTGAACATCGATATGGCGGCCGTCGACCTCGGCTCCGGCACCCTGGAACGCAATGCAATATCAGGCATCCAGATCGTACAGGTTCCAGAGCCGTCGAGCGCCGCTCTTCTCGGCTTGGCTGGTCTTGCATTATTCATGCGTCGCAGGCGATAA